The Bombyx mori chromosome 4, ASM3026992v2 region CGTCAGTTCCTTGGTCGTTCACAAAGCGTATAACACGACAGCTCAATTCAGCAACGACATTGCTCTGATCTTCTTGACTAGTCCCGTAGAATTCGGGAAGCTAGTGCAGAAAGGTATTCTGGTTGATAATGGAAAATGGATGTCTAAGTATGAAAAAAACTTTATTGTCAGTGGCTGGGGATGGACACAGGTACgttaatattttgtcaaatattcTGTCAGTTTGTAAAGTTCAAATCGATGAAGTAATGCCTACTTATTAAATCCTATTAACTAATATATTACCGGGACTTTCATGAGATTAAAACAGGTGGTTTATTTTTTCTCAACCaagtaaaaaatattgacattaaTATTAATGGCGAAAAGAGAGTTTCGGGGTAAATGACACAATATACCCAATTTATTCATTGGCTCTGTATTCTTGGATTCGATGGCTCGAACGGGAATGACTTGCGTGTCTATTGCAAAACTCGTAACTGCAATGCGAAACATATTTAAACCATATTtctttatgtatataaaaatcataattataccTTAAAATAGCTTTACTTATAAATCCTTAATCactgttataattttaatttggcttCGAAAACGTTAGGAAGTTGTTCTAAACATATCATGGTTCCATGCAACAGTTTGTATCATTTCCTACTAACTGACTTATAGACAAAGttatgatacaaaaaaaaaatcaaattcgaTATAATTAACACCTGTGTTCTTAAGGAAATCATATGCACTGGAGATCGATAACGTGACCTTATCGTAATTATTTGAATCACCGAATTTTTTGTGAGTTTGTTCGCAAGTATTTTGATACGATTGTAGAATCATGGTGACGTGTGAATTCGCtccaattaataaaattttcagtatggaGGGCCAATATCACAGCGTGGATTACTGACGACACATCTGGGATACGTTCCATCTCGGCAGTGTGGTAGATTTCACAATCTCAGCCTCACCCCAGACATGTTTTGTTTGTATGGGGATGGTGAAAGGGATACCTGTAAGGGTGATTCAGGCACTGGAGTACTTTGGAATgggtaaggattttttttttgaattcttaATTGACTTTTCAATTTTAGCTTATAGGGCtcacttaaattaattttttattagacatTAACTTTAGATAGTTGTAAATGAATCTTTTTCcgaatacatattatgttttcatTTGTGGACTTGTAGGATAAAAgagaattattattgttgtatttATCCACAGCTTGTGGAAGGAGTCCTACTCAATAATTACTAGTGATGCTTACACGACATACGGTCGCCAACGATGGGTCTTAGTATACAGAgggcttaaaaaaactaaaacgccTCTCCGCGTCCCTGATAACGTGTATACTAAATTTCACGACGAACGATTGAGTAGAGGAgacataacaaataaaataactcactttcgtatttttattattgagtaTGGATAATGTAGAatagatatttatatatatctgtACTTCACAGACAGTAAAActagtttagattttttttataattgttaacTTATTAGCACGTACACAATAACAAAGAAAGTTAGGTTAaccttttgtttttaaacaattttatacCCATTAGGCAATGTAAAACGTTGGGCGGGTAGCGTGTTTTTGAAATCACGTGTATTAAACAAGGGTTAGAAGCAAGCACGTGCCCTAATTCAAGGGCGAGGTAGTTGTGCGTTCTGACAAGGTTCTAATGTTTATTAAGGACGAAAATTGGATTGGTTAATAAAAGAAACAGAAAAGGATTTGGTTTAAAgattatttacattttcaacTCCCATATGTACGAGTATAACCTAGATAAGATACTACCTATTAAGtttcttatttcatttaaaggACAACGTTTGTTCGAACATcttaatttattgatttatttaatactagctgacccggcaaacttcgtagtgcctcaattaataaataaaagacctaaacttttgtataaaataaacttaaaacaaacaaagggaatccatccgacgggggacacatcaaaggaaaaacaaaattgttatttttatttaattccgagcattttcatattaatttatcttttaagcctcctctggacttccacaaataattccagaccaaaattagtcaaatcggtccagccgttctcgagttttagcgagactaacgaacagcaattcatttttatatatataggtatagatagaagatagatattaATGTCTGTATAAAAGCCGTTATGTGTAAGTTGTCTATTTGGTAtcagattttattttgtagGTATATTAATCTTTTTAGAAATCgtctgaaattataatttttcgttaGGTATTATGGAATTATTTTATGGCGTCTAAAATAGCATTTAGGTACGTATTTTGTTCTAACAtacaattcattattttaatgtaaataaaggtAATGTAGAAATTcactgcatttttttaaattttttttattgccgtataggcagactagcatacggcccacctgatggtgagtggttaccgtcgctcatggacgtcagcaatgccaggggcagagccaagccgctgcctaccgttaaaaccATTTTAGTAAAACTTTAAGGTGAATATTCTTTGGCCGAAAAATGTATTGAAACTGGTTTGTAGGTTTTAAAAGTGATGATTTTGACTTTGACGAAAGACGAAATAAAGTTTTAGATACAAATGGATTTAGATTTGAATGATATGCTTTTTTTAATCtctaaaaacactttttttttcaatagaaaACGTTACGAAATCGAGTTCAGaactttttattgaaattagactacaaataacaaaacaaactgATCGTTGAAATAAAGGGTCAATTTATTTAGAAATCCAGTTACTATTACTCAATGGCATCAAACTATGGCTCAATCCAAAACTATTAGTTTGCTCTACGTAaatgctaacaaattttaaattacgcTTGTTATTTTGAATCTAATTTCTTATGGTGTgctaaataaatagtataattaataatttttaaagtaattttgtcgtcgtggcctaaaggataagacgcccgataTCAAGCTATGCGACTTTGctttgaaatacgtacttataacatattatgttcataatttacttcccggtgaagaaataacatcgtctaataaaaatcaaacccacaaaattataatatgcgtgaTTAGTGATGGTGGGAcgacttgtaagtccgcacgagtagctaccaccaccctgcctatttctgtggtaaagaagtaataatgcgtttcggtttgaagggtggagcaacaGTTGTACTATAAGCTGataccttagaattcatatctcaaggtgggcggctgcatttacgttgttgatgtctatgggccaaccacttaacaccaggcgggccgtaaACTCGTCCTCCGGTCAAACCGATAAAAATAaggaaatatataatatatacaattgCAGATGATCGTTATTTTCAACCGGCCACATAGCAAACGTTCAATTACTTATTTGTACCTAATGCACGTTActgattgaaaataatttaacaactatataataattaacaactacctttttttttttttattgcttagatgggtggacgagctcacagcccacctggtgttaagtggttactggagcccatggacatctacaacgtaaatgcgccacccaccttgagatataagttctaagatctcagtatagttacaacggctgccccacccttcaaaccgaaacgcattactgcttcacggcagaaataggcagggcggtggtacctacccgcgcgaactcttaagaggtcctaccaccagtaattacgcaaattttttataacacgatgttattccttcaccgtggaaatcaatcgtgaacatttgttgagtacgtatttcattagaaaaattggtacccgcctgcgggattcgaacaccggtgcatcaacacgaatgcaccggacgtcttatccgttaggccacgacgacttaaatctaTTCTTAGCGCTAATGCTTGTGCGCCATCCAGTTAATGAGTTATCGAGATATTGACGAAACAGTTGTTATGCAGGTACATCGTGGGGATTACTTCACACGGCGACGGCTGCGCGAAGAAATATAAGCCGAGTGTTTATACCAACGTTTGGTATTTCAGGGACTGGATCGAAAAAcatataaacaatttttttaaggcGTTTTGCAAGTTTAACCAAACATCCGTACAAAAGAAATTAAAGACGAAAACGTAACATGGACACTTTGCTGTCTTTGTAaataatgttgattaaataacaagaaatattggaaaaaaaaactgtgttgCTTTATTGTATCTTGATTTATTTAGaccagatgatgaccgagctttgctcgtattttttttgataacgccatcttgttgtgtctttaaagcggctagttgccctcaattaagaaaaatagtattattattcgccaatagatgtcgggaagagttgattattgaaaacaagaataaaacaacattttctgaaaataaatcgtagctagatcgatttatcgcccccgaaatcccctgtatactaaattttatgaaaatcgttggagccgtttccgagattcagattgcATTTGCATTGCGagacaagaattgctcgtttaaaggtataagataaaatgTTCGAATAGTAAGCAATAGCTATAAGTAGCAGAAGAGTTTATTAAACAGCCGATTGATCAATGAATTCTaaatctataaaattattttatatgaagacttttttcatttttttcctatctattctagtgacctcgagtggtcatactagattcaccgagtgagtaggtgagctcacggggctccaacCTTAGGACGATGTTAACACTAGCTCtcgcaagagcagtacttcgcagaatctaccaccggatcggaaacgcgacccactgagaagatccggagagaaattcagtgggctgtatctatgggttagtttactcgccgaaccctttgACGCGAGAGACGGTTCGACCAGAActatgaccgatgcttgaggtacctaaaatcaccgtaAGTAGATCGGGAATGAACACTGCTCAAAGCGGAAAACATCTCAGAAGCATAAGGATTtgtacattgtatttttttatgagtcTTGTTTTCTAAGATTTATATAGTTTGAGAATTCGGggatcatttatttatataaagctTGAAAATTGGTGGCAGTAATATTGTACATATTAAAAAAGATTGCAATTTGAAAAGCTTTCgagatatatattatagtataatcTAGACCACTAGCGCTATAATCTATACTAGCGCTATACTCTAtagtcccgctcgatcctcccgcgctcgctaatatcgaagcatcagtgtgccgaatctcactgacgggacacgcgccgatcgttatcgcgtccgtttatcttccaccggataagatcgttctaagcagtgatatcgaggcgctgctcggcatagggagctctgtcattctggcgggcgacctaaattgtaaacacatcaggtggaactcacacaccacaaccccgaatggcaggcggcttgacgcgttagtcgataatctcgccttcgatatcgtcgctccgctaatcccgactcactacccgctaaatatcgcgcatcgcccggatatactcgacatagcgttattaaaaaacgtaactctgcgcttacactcgatcgaagtagtttcagagttagattcagaccaccgtcccgtcgttatgaagctcggtcgcgctcccgattccgttcccgtcacgaggactgtggtggattggcacacgctgggcatcagcctggccgaatctgatccaccatcgctaccgtttagcccggactctaccccgtctcctcaggataccgctgaagccatagacatcttaacgtcacacatcacctcgacattagataggtcatcgaaacaagttgtagcggaggacttccttcaccgcttcaaattgtccgacgatattagggaactccttagagctaagaacgcctcgatacgcgcctacgacaggtatcctaccgcggaaaatcgtattcgaatgcgtgccctacaacgcgacgtaaagtctcgcatcgccgaagtccgagatgccagatggtctgatttcttagaaggactcgcgccctcccaaaggtcttactaccgcttagctcgtactctcaaatcggatacggtagtaactatgccccccctcgtaggcccctcaggccgactcacggcgttcgatgatgacgaaaaagcagagctgctggccgatacattgcaaacccagtgcacgcccagcactcaatccgtggaccctgtgcatgtagaattagtagacagtgaggtagaacgcagagcctccttgccaccctctgatgtgttaccacccgtcaccccgatggaagttaaagacttgatcaaagacctacgtcctcgcaaggctcccggttccgacggtatatccaaccgcgttattaaacttctacccgtccaactcatcgtgatgttggcatctattttcaatgccgctatggcgaactgtatctttcccgcggtgtggaaagaagcggacgttatcggcatacataaacccggtaaaccaaaaaatcatccgacgagctaccgcccgattagcctcctcatgtctctaggcaaactgtatgagcgtctgctctacaaacgcctcagagacttcatctcatccaagggcattctcatcgatgaacaattcggattccgtacaaatcactcatgcgttcaacaggtgcaccgcctcacggagcacattcttgtggggcttaatcgaccaaaaccgttatacacgggagctctcttcttcgacgtcgcaaaagcgttcgacaaagtctggcacaacggtttgattttcaaactattcaacatgggtgtgccggatagtctcgtgctcatcatacgggacttcttgtcgaaccgctcttttcgatatcgagtcgagggaacccgctcctccccacgacctctcacagctggagttccgcaaggctctgtcctctcacccctcctatttagcttattcgttaacgatattccccggtcgccgccgacccatttagctttattcgccgacgacacgactgtttactattccagtagaaacaagtccctaatcgcgaagaagcttcagagcgcagccctagccctaggacagtggttccgaaaatggcgcatagacatcaacccagcgaaaagtactgcggtgctctttcagaggggaagctccacacggatttcctcccgtattaggaggaggaatctcacacccccgattactctctttagtcaatccataccctgggccaggaaggtcaagtacctgggcgttaccctggatgcatcgatgacattccgcccgcatataaaatcagtccgtgaccgtgccgcgtttattctcggtagactctaccccatgatttgtaagcggagtaaaatgtcccttcggaacaaggtgacactttacaaaacttgcataaggcccgtcatgacttacgcgagtgtggtgttcgctcacgcggcccgcacgcacatagacacccttcaatctctacaatcccgcttttgcaggttagccgtcggagctccgtggttcgtgaggaacgttgacctacacgacgacctgggcctcgaatctatacagaaatacatgaagtcagcgtcggaacggtacttcgataaggctatgcgtcatgataatcgccttatcgtagccgccgctgactactccccgaatcctgatcatgcaggagccagtcaccgtcgacgccctagacacgtccttacggatccatcagatccaataaccttcgcactagacgccttcagctctaggagcaggcttagggacctcggtaaccgtactcgtcgaactcgacaaagagttcgccgtgcaacctaacccatgaatcagctcgctgagtttctcgccggatcttctcagcgggtcgcgattccgatccggtagtagattcattcgcgaagcagctgctcttgagctgttaggtctccttcggaggcgctcgggtagctgttagcaaatcccacccctcctggctgagcctttgctcgcccacctgtcctggtgaaactggaaaggcctccgggccaccagtaatccttcaatcataaaaaaaataaaaaaaaaaaaaaaaaaaaaatatactctatactaatattataaagctgaagagtttgtgtgtttgtttgtttgtttgaacgcgctaatctcaggaactactggtccgatttgaaaaattctatcagtgtcagatagctcatttattgaggtaGGCTATAAGTATATAACGTTaggctaagaccaatacaagcggagcaccaataaagaaagtTTCAAATTCGgggtatttttcttttttgagagtgaaagtttcgctaaaataatgtatgccaaattgttcccctttaaaatttagttttaaaaagaaggtgtttttataaagatgatattaatccctatccaaaGAAATACGTTATTCATCAAAACAGTGAAACACctaaatcacttcaagataggctttgacaattatcgatttttctggatttctccaggatcctcTCATCTGATCTTGATGACTACAGGACTATTCGGGAAGTCTAtcatttcgaacaaaaaaagaaaaaataattatcagaatcggttcaagcattctcgagaaatcggtgaacatacatagataaaatattatggtcgaattgataacttccttttttggagtcggttaaaaagcgtgattttggtagcttaaatagctccttaacattctattattcaaaaatattttcactttctacgtaaatgaagaggcagGTAACATTTAGCGATATGCCAAAGtatgtaactattccacgcggacgaagtcgcgggcaaaagctagtattaaaataaagcgCTCATGATTTTTTTGGTATCTAGACAATTTCGTTGTAGCGTGTTTAACATTTCAGCGGATTACAGCGAATAAGTTTAAATTGAGACAGAGAGAGAGTGTCTACACAGCTGTGAAactattcaaataaatttaaaataatgttcaatGTCTCGAGAATAAGTGGTCTTTTACAATTTTACGCGTCACGTGATTTCTTCATGATTGTCTCTGTTTCTACGCTTCTTTCGCAAGCGTGACCTCTTCGTTAATAGCGAAATGTTTATATTAATtcatatataaattaaacagaccTCATAACAAACATGATCGAAtacaaaatgatataaatagaatTGGGAACTGCAAAACCCTGTAATATTTGATAATATGTTCTGTAtggttataatattttgtattgaatGAGAAATACTTTGGTATGGCAGAGATCAAAGTGTAAGTAACACCtattaaaattatctatatattaatacgtgaagcaaaaactttgtatttttttaaaataatgcataaaagatacattaaatcaataaagaaaacagtacacacactacataccatgtatttgacgcacacacgcatgcatactatttattgtcaaacttttgttcttgacgtctgtggtctatttgagaatagattaaatattgtttgtctttattaatatttttttatagtgtagccttgacgaaatttgtgattatagaagtataaaatacaatcataatagtgtcaaaacttacaattctaattaattatagtcgaatttcgactactgcgggacctctatttttataattacgtTTACTAGTGGTATATTGCAAGCCAGCATGTATGgctaccaccatcctgtccATTTTAACAGCCAAGCAGTTATgtgtttcggtttttttttttttttttttttttttttttttttttttttttttttttttttttttttttttttttttttttttttttttcctacctaagctgatagccttgagaggctatgtcagcgtaaccctaactttagtaggtgagctcacggggctcaaacctgacgatgttgctaacacgaaccctagcaagagccgtgcttcgcagaatctaccaccggatcggaaacgcgacccactgagaagatccggggagaaactcagtgggctgtgtctgagagttaatttactcgtcgagcccttcgacgcaagcgtcgggttcgacgagaacggtgaccggtgcttgaagtacctaaaagcaccgttagtggatcgggaggatccgagatgacgtgttttgggcgacgtcgactgctttccattctgtccgcaggatcgggaatgaaaactttcggtttgaagagtcgTTGTCCAATATAATAGAAATATAGACTTATTTTCAAGGTCAGCAAACCTAATATCAGGTGGGTGGCGAGCACGGCCGCTCATtcacataaaattaaatgaaaaagttgATTGAACTAAAACTTACGTACCTATGAAAATAAGAAACGTTCATCAATATTGCGAATTTTGGTTCgtctttttacttatttatatattttttattgcttagatgggtggacgagctcacagcccacctggtgttaagtgtttactggagcccatagacatctacaaagtaaatgcgccacccatcttgagatataagttctaaggtgtcagtatagttacaacggctgccctaaaccgaaacgcattactgcttcacggcagaaatagacagggtgttggtacctatacgtgcggacttacaagagattctactaccagtaattacgcaaattataatacgaACCTATTCCTACTGGGTGATTGTATTGTAGACCACGGGGTTACCGCTATCGCTGATGCGACGTTTCAAGACAC contains the following coding sequences:
- the LOC101744284 gene encoding chymotrypsin-1, coding for MYQLTHHHVMSLILLNIVYSSDVLDEKVIPRILNLHPIQHTTSHMEGKVVGGKSGSLEQFPFQAQVYNLGAICAGTILNSWTILTVAHCFDHNKNVRELEVQTGSKYLYGFKAKKYNVSSLVVHKAYNTTAQFSNDIALIFLTSPVEFGKLVQKGILVDNGKWMSKYEKNFIVSGWGWTQYGGPISQRGLLTTHLGYVPSRQCGRFHNLSLTPDMFCLYGDGERDTCKGDSGTGVLWNGYIVGITSHGDGCAKKYKPSVYTNVWYFRDWIEKHINNFFKAFCKFNQTSVQKKLKTKT